The genomic stretch AGCTGTTAGCCCACTCACAAACAAAAACATAATGTATTGAAGTTAAAGATTTGGTAGGTAATGGTCAGCTTTTGACAAGTATAAGAAAACAGCATATTGAAACTGGCTGGAGTGGATGTTACATATGAGCAGCAGATCGACTGGAGTTGGCTTGGAACCTGTAGAAACCTGCGTATATTCCATCATACGAGAGATCTAATCTTATGGCCTTGCTTGCACTAACTGGTATAGCTCTGGACAAAGAGGTATACCAAGTAACCTTGAGGGGTGCTGGGATTGACTCCTAAATAAAACCTGGATTGGGAAAAAGCATGGGTGGCCGATGCAGGAGCACCCTCCTccacgaggaggaagataaAATGCTCGAGATCCTGTGTTTTTGCCCCAAAACTCTCATTCATCATTTCTATAATAAAACAGACCAGCTCGCGCCATCGATGATGATTTTCTGGAAATTGGCCGTTCTGGTGACCCTTGCAAGCCTTTCGAGTGTCGTGCAAGCGGATGGATGTAAATGCGTAAGTGAACTACGACGTCGTAGGAGGCTCATACTGCGCTCGGCTGACTAACAAGTGTATAGATCCCAAGCGACGCAACCTGTTGGCCAAATGAAGCAGCACTGATTTCATTCAACGCATCACTTCCAGGGAAGCTTATTCAGAACTTTCCCGTAGCCGCCCCGTGCTACCCAGGGCCTCTGAACAACCCAGCTCAGTGCGCCAATATCCAGGCAAATTGGAACAGCTCGCTCTTTCATGCTCAATTTCCGACTGGCTATGACTACCCTTACAGTTTTAACTGTGATATCCCTGGGGGCAACACCTCTACCTGCTCGCTGGGAGACTCTCCTTACTATGCTGTCAATGTGACGAACGCAAATGACGTTTCTCTTGCACTCAGGTTCGCAGCACAACATAATATGCGCGTTTCTATCAAGCAGACTGGCCACGATTTTCTGGGTCGCTCAACAGGCTATGCCAGTCTAGAGATCTGGACACATAACCTCCGCCAAGGTCTCACTTTCCACGACTCATATCTTTCGACTACCCAGTGTTCCCCGCAGGAACCTGAGGGTATAGAATCTACCGGGGCGGCTCTTTGGGCCGGCAGCGCCATTACAATCGGTGGAGCATACACTTGGACAGAAGTGTATCAATATGCGCACGAACAAAACGTGATCGTCGTGGGCGGTACATGTACAGGAGTAGGTGCCCTTGGTGGCTACTTGCAAGGCGGTGGCCACTCGGCTTCTATGCGCGAATTTGGCATTGCTACGGATCAAGTCCTTGAGTATACAGTTGTGCTCGCAAATGGAGATGTCGTTACGGCGAATGCGTGCTCGAATGCTGATTTGTTCCGGGCGCTCAGGGGGGGAGGTGGTGGCACCTATGGCGTTGTCATTAACGCGACCATCAAGGCGTACCCGGAGATGCCTGTGACTGCCGCAGTTCTGACCATCGTCCCCCAGGATGGAAATGATGATTTAACTACTTTCTTGGATGCCGTTGCAACCTGGTATGAAACTACGCCTATGATCCTAGAGGCAAATCTTGGTGGTTACGCTGGCTGGGCGGCCTGGGATGGTGACACGCTCTTGGCTCCGAAAGTCAGAAGGCTAGAGTCtgcctttggcggcttcaACCGCAGCATCGATGATGTCAAGGAAAGCATGGCACCAGTGGTAGCAAAGTTATCACCATTCAATTCCAAGGGCATGAATGTGACGGCGGAGTACATTGCGTTTCCCGATTACTTCACCTATTTTCACGACGTTCATGCGAACGGCATGAACGTTGGGCAGAGTATCATCATGAGCTCTCGATTTCTACGCAATATGCATCTAACAAATAGCACTGCCGTGCGCCAAATGGTCAATGTCACTGCAGGCCTCCCTGGCCAGAACGCGTTCACCGTGGTAGGTGTTAACGGCGGCGGTGCTGTGGCTTTGGATGTTCCCAATACTGCCATTAATCCGGCGTGGCGCGAGTCGTTGGTGAACAATCTTGTGGCTCGTAATTGGCCGGATACAACTCCCTACTTGGAAGTCAAAGCAGCACAGGACGATATAACCTACGTTAAAGGCGCCTCATTGGAATTGTTGGCACCAGACACAGGAACCTATATCAACGAAGCAAACTACAAGGATCCGAATTATCTTGTGAATTTCTACGGCACTACGAGACCAGCACTTGAAGAGATCAAGCAAAAATACGATCCCGATGATTTATTTTATTGCATAACGTGCATAAGATCAAACTATTGGTATCAGGAGGCCGATGGCCGCCTTTGCTATAAAGACAATTAGAGAAATATAACTCTTGTTGTTTCACAAGTTCTATGCACCTCTTCTGAGAACGCATGCTACTTTTATATACAGGCGCTCAGGCACTACTTGCAAATTTTCATCTTATGCTTCAAGACATCAGGAACGGCTTAGTCGTAACTCGACATGTAAATAGAtagacctttttttttaaagaaagGTTTAATATGAACAGCACTAGACTTgaataatagtatataaaacaaagaaaagagggctTAGTTGGCTCTGCTCACGAGCTAACCCGACGAGTAAATCATTCAGAATGTTCCTGagcaggctgctgcaaggcGCTTCGTGACGTCCCGTGGCTCCTAGAGCAGCCAAGAACACCCAGGTTTCTCTTGGGAACACAGATTTAGCGTTTGGTTTAGGGTGTATAGTAGCAGTTAGCCACCGACTCACCCGCATTGCCAACATCTTCCATAACATATTTGCTGGCAGTGATTCTATCTAAGCCGCCATTCTCGGGGTGGAACCTAGAGAATATGATCGGCCTGGATGCAATATGGCTAGGTTGGTTGTGGGCTGCGCCTCGAAGCTCTAAGCGTAACACGCCGCGAGAGAGGCCCTCTCTAGTCCCTCACACTAGCCAGCAAGAaacctttctcttcttcttccgttATCTTTTTAGTTTAACCTACCACTCATTCTTTGAGATGAGGCCCATTGAAGTTTAAGCAGGCGAGTGCGCCACAGCCGTCTCCTCATTCCGCCGTGACCAATGCAACAATCAGCATCAAGATTCAAgacttattattaatattattgGTGTCCAGCTGTATAAAGGTGGGGCATAGCTGAGTTTCAAGTCACTTCGCTTAAGGCGAAAGAAGACGTACCAGGTGACTGGTGGGAACTCATTGAATATGTACTGGATAATGGAGTATTTGGCAACCTAGTTGTTGACGCGCAGGTTCATGGGGTTATTGACAGTTCATACTACATGCTAGAGATATTTCGTGTCCAGTGTTGCTGAGTGTTGGATTAGACGACAAGACGGACTGTAAATTACCGGACCGTTCTTGCGCCTACTCTTTGCAGAAATCTAGAGGTTGCAGCGTCCAATGGGCGTGGCGGGCGATGCATCTCTATCCAAAGTTCTTTCGTCAGTATCTCGTGTTGCGGCGCAGTCAAGTTGCTAACAATCCACTCGGTGTTGGCCATTGACTCAACATAAGGCACGGGACGTGCGACAGCCTTTGCTCGCATGATATCCCCACGTAAGCCCATGAGCCATGGATGCACGGCTGAGACTGATAGTTAGAACAGCTCTTCAAAGTCTTAAGGGCAAAACTTACCACTGACATAATCATGCACAGTGACAAAGTTGTTGCCTGCAGATGATGTAACTTTAATCTTTAGCCCTCCCTTCCTGAGCGGCCTATCGTTTTCGCAACAGCGTATGAGAAACTCAGCATCGGAGTCATCCTCCCAGCTGCCATCCTGATTGGGCTCATTTGCGTAGGGtcgctcttcatcgctgAGATCTCCATAGGTGATATACTCAGCGCTAAACTCAGATGCAGTATGGTCCCTATGCCATGCTAGCCAATCAGATTCCCATTGATCAAGGTCGCGTAGTGAAGCCTCAACAGAAGAGACCTTTGGGTCGGTCAGAGGCAGCGATGAGATCTCATGCCAGGTGCCACtaccgctgccgctggtgTCTGGTCTGAAGAAGGGTTCAAGCTCGACCACGCTGCGAGAGGTCCTCATGACGGATATCGCGGAAGGAAAGACGCCTTCTAGAGGCCAGTAGAGACGCTTGGCGgcgggagagaagaggacgCGCTCCTCATTGCTCCGAAGCTCCTCAAATGAGGGGTGTGGGGGCTCATCCGGTTGGCTCGAAGCAGCTGCCATATATATGATCTAAAAGCTTGTACGATGGTTTTACTGACTGGAGGCTCTGAACATTTAGTCCTTGTGCGGGTAGGGGTGGTTTAAGAAACGCAGATTTAGGGACCAATATGGCGGATATTTACGCTATTACGTTCTAGATCACAGCTTGTTATTGTCGAGCGCTGTAGGCCATACAGATACGCTATAGAGCAATATATCGCTTATAACGATAGAAGCTGAAGTACAAGACAGTAAAGATCGCTGAACCACTAATACAGCGCAAGTTGGTGTAAGGGTGGGAATTCACCAAGGTTCCACACTAAGCACAAACATGTGCTTCCACTTGATGCAAGCTCAAGGAGTCGCGATTTAATGAACAACCATATATTTATGTACACTCAGCTACTTTTAGCTGCGTTGTAGCTTCTGGGCCTAGAGGCCAGCCGCGCACCATGCACTCTTCCACAAATAGCCAGCACTGCCCCGTGCAGGCAAGCATGATCCTGCGCCGTTCCCATACGAAGCCCAGACTTGGTTGGCACCATCGCAGTTGTAACCGGAAAATAACGTACAACCGCCAGAATCTGCACCTCCACCGCTCTTCCACATGCCAGCTATATTAATCGACTGGGAATTACCGGGCATGTTGAGCTGGAAACAGTCGCCAGGGCCACCTCCCTCGTACGCCAGACCGATAAATGGTGTTTTATTCCACCAGCAGGCTACTTCTCCGTTGTAATGCGA from Trichoderma atroviride chromosome 3, complete sequence encodes the following:
- a CDS encoding uncharacterized protein (EggNog:ENOG41~SECRETED:SignalP(1-22)); its protein translation is MMIFWKLAVLVTLASLSSVVQADGCKCIPSDATCWPNEAALISFNASLPGKLIQNFPVAAPCYPGPLNNPAQCANIQANWNSSLFHAQFPTGYDYPYSFNCDIPGGNTSTCSLGDSPYYAVNVTNANDVSLALRFAAQHNMRVSIKQTGHDFLGRSTGYASLEIWTHNLRQGLTFHDSYLSTTQCSPQEPEGIESTGAALWAGSAITIGGAYTWTEVYQYAHEQNVIVVGGTCTGVGALGGYLQGGGHSASMREFGIATDQVLEYTVVLANGDVVTANACSNADLFRALRGGGGGTYGVVINATIKAYPEMPVTAAVLTIVPQDGNDDLTTFLDAVATWYETTPMILEANLGGYAGWAAWDGDTLLAPKVRRLESAFGGFNRSIDDVKESMAPVVAKLSPFNSKGMNVTAEYIAFPDYFTYFHDVHANGMNVGQSIIMSSRFLRNMHLTNSTAVRQMVNVTAGLPGQNAFTVVGVNGGGAVALDVPNTAINPAWRESLVNNLVARNWPDTTPYLEVKAAQDDITYVKGASLELLAPDTGTYINEANYKDPNYLVNFYGTTRPALEEIKQKYDPDDLFYCITCIRSNYWYQEADGRLCYKDN
- a CDS encoding uncharacterized protein (EggNog:ENOG41), with the protein product MAAASSQPDEPPHPSFEELRSNEERVLFSPAAKRLYWPLEGVFPSAISVMRTSRSVVELEPFFRPDTSGSGSGTWHEISSLPLTDPKVSSVEASLRDLDQWESDWLAWHRDHTASEFSAEYITYGDLSDEERPYANEPNQDGSWEDDSDAEFLIRCCENDRPLRKGGLKIKVTSSAGNNFVTVHDYVSAVHPWLMGLRGDIMRAKAVARPVPYVESMANTEWIVSNLTAPQHEILTKELWIEMHRPPRPLDAATSRFLQRVGARTVR
- a CDS encoding uncharacterized protein (EggNog:ENOG41~SECRETED:SignalP(1-22)), giving the protein MGNFGYIALISMVASMAHPILATYSPGKGGQINFYTDTKCSHYNGEVACWWNKTPFIGLAYEGGGPGDCFQLNMPGNSQSINIAGMWKSGGGADSGGCTLFSGYNCDGANQVWASYGNGAGSCLPARGSAGYLWKSAWCAAGL